The DNA window TAAACGGCACGCGGCCGGCGGCCCCAGAGCGTTTTAAGCCATTTCCGGTCGATGCGTTGCCCGAACCGTTGCGGGGATTCGTGGCGGCCGGCGCGAACGCAATTGACTGCGACCCGTCCTACCTGGCCTTGCCAATGCTGGCAGCGGTTGCGGCCGCCATTGGAAATACGCGTTGTATTCAACTCAAACGCGGCTGGACCGCGCCGGCGATTTTGTGGGCGGCGGTAGTGGGCGAGTCCGGCACGGCTAAGACGCCGGCATTCAAGTTGGCGATGCGCCCGATTCGTGAACGGCAGCGAGAGGCTTTGGAGCACCATGCCAAAGCGATGCGTCAGCACGAAGCCGACATGGCCCACTATGAAAAAGCGCTGGCCGAGTGGAAGCGAGACAAGGGGTCGACCAACGATCCGCCGGTAAGACCCGTCGAGCCGCAAGCCGAGCGCTGCGTTATCAGTGATACCACGG is part of the Pirellulales bacterium genome and encodes:
- a CDS encoding DUF3987 domain-containing protein, which translates into the protein MPEPLRGFVAAGANAIDCDPSYLALPMLAAVAAAIGNTRCIQLKRGWTAPAILWAAVVGESGTAKTPAFKLAMRPIRERQREALEHHAKAMRQHEADMAHYEKALAEWKRDKGSTNDPPVRPVEPQAERCVISDTTVEALAQYRSIDLREFATSCHDGDVTSPT